From a region of the Paenibacillus sp. FSL R10-2734 genome:
- a CDS encoding tetratricopeptide repeat protein has translation MMERTSEYDVENGNVIPITLNANFFFERAVRSLDRFQYDKALKNFRKAVEYEPENPVNHCNVAGVLSEMGNYEASNDILTHVLEDIDPGMTECYFYMANNFANMESYEEAERSLVTYLEEDVNGEFLTESEELMELLQYELDRPAPLIRIRSREGVVEHERARALLEEGKFTQAVTLLEEIVNNTPDFMAAHNNLALAYFYMGRFTKAKECIMRVLEQDSGNLHALCNLAIFLQYEGDRGQLAGLLRLLEATIPFHQEHLFKMATTMGILGRHRTAYGHFRRLLKDEEVGGDASLYHYCAAAASNSGLYAEAQRCWQKAAKLDPESAVPRFFLAQLQQAQGEGKALSPISYNYQLPFQEQLKLWKDNKGSFAEEVRNNPLLRSSFFWALRYGDANTKLQVTEALRWIEDEEMSEILQGLLKQQPLQEDKLQEAALLSLQRLIGSVPEENVPQEAKETSTARLKGLPEWREDWQKVIDQTVSMMDRRFDAVQKKDAELLWKQFVSSLYPDVPFIRHAGGWCAALEYLIAKMHNLPVTYREVAQRYDVSVSMVSRYARRIDDECSFQGSVSDSLPPFTENI, from the coding sequence ATGATGGAGAGAACTTCAGAGTATGATGTGGAGAATGGTAATGTTATTCCTATTACTCTGAATGCCAATTTTTTCTTTGAAAGAGCCGTTCGGTCCTTGGATCGCTTTCAATATGATAAGGCATTAAAGAATTTTCGCAAAGCTGTAGAGTACGAACCGGAGAACCCGGTAAATCATTGCAACGTAGCAGGCGTATTATCAGAGATGGGTAATTATGAGGCGTCTAACGACATTTTAACCCATGTACTAGAGGATATTGATCCTGGAATGACGGAATGTTATTTCTATATGGCTAACAACTTCGCCAATATGGAAAGCTATGAGGAGGCAGAGCGCTCACTCGTTACTTATCTCGAGGAAGATGTGAACGGTGAATTTCTGACCGAATCGGAAGAATTGATGGAACTACTGCAATATGAGCTGGATCGTCCTGCACCGCTTATCCGGATTAGAAGCCGGGAAGGTGTAGTAGAGCATGAGCGAGCTCGAGCGCTTTTGGAGGAAGGCAAGTTTACACAAGCCGTTACTCTGCTTGAAGAGATCGTGAATAACACACCAGACTTCATGGCGGCGCATAACAACCTAGCCCTTGCGTATTTCTATATGGGCCGTTTTACCAAAGCCAAAGAATGCATTATGCGGGTGCTTGAACAGGACTCTGGGAATTTGCATGCACTCTGTAACTTGGCGATCTTTCTGCAATATGAAGGAGACCGCGGGCAACTGGCTGGATTGTTACGTCTGCTGGAGGCGACTATTCCTTTTCACCAGGAGCATTTGTTCAAAATGGCCACCACCATGGGGATTTTGGGACGGCATAGAACCGCTTATGGTCATTTTCGACGCCTGCTAAAGGATGAGGAAGTCGGCGGTGACGCCAGTTTGTACCATTACTGTGCGGCAGCAGCAAGTAATAGCGGCCTGTACGCAGAGGCTCAGCGTTGCTGGCAAAAAGCTGCTAAGCTGGATCCGGAATCGGCTGTGCCGAGATTTTTTCTGGCCCAACTGCAGCAAGCGCAGGGGGAAGGCAAGGCGTTGTCTCCAATCAGTTACAACTATCAGCTCCCATTTCAAGAGCAGCTGAAGCTGTGGAAAGACAACAAAGGCAGCTTTGCTGAGGAGGTGCGGAACAATCCACTGCTTCGATCTTCCTTCTTCTGGGCACTTCGCTATGGAGATGCCAATACGAAGCTACAGGTTACGGAAGCTCTCCGGTGGATTGAGGATGAAGAAATGTCCGAAATTCTGCAGGGGCTTCTGAAGCAGCAGCCGCTACAGGAGGATAAGCTGCAAGAAGCGGCACTTCTTAGTCTGCAACGACTGATCGGTAGTGTTCCGGAGGAAAATGTACCTCAGGAAGCCAAAGAAACTTCTACTGCGCGTCTGAAGGGATTGCCGGAATGGAGAGAAGACTGGCAAAAAGTCATCGATCAGACGGTAAGTATGATGGACCGGAGATTTGATGCTGTCCAGAAAAAAGATGCTGAATTACTCTGGAAGCAATTCGTGAGCAGCTTATATCCAGATGTTCCATTTATCCGTCACGCAGGAGGCTGGTGTGCAGCCTTAGAATATTTGATCGCAAAAATGCATAACCTTCCAGTCACCTACCGTGAGGTAGCTCAGCGCTACGACGTTTCTGTGTCGATGGTCAGTCGTTATGCTCGGCGCATCGATGATGAATGCAGTTTTCAGGGAAGTGTGAGCGACAGTCTTCCCCCATTTACCGAAAATATCTAA
- a CDS encoding ribose-phosphate pyrophosphokinase, producing MHHQQLRIFSGSSNPKLAADIAERLGVELGQIKLTRFMSGEIYVHYEESIRNCDVFLVQSLSHPINEMFVELLVMIDAAKRASARTVNIIVPYYGYARQERKSAPREPISAKMVADVLTTAGATRVITIDLHAAAIQGFFNIPVDHLTALDLISSHLKSKAMSDLVIVSPDAGRASMAEKLANKLDSPFAIMIKKRPAHNESVITHVIGDVEGRTPIIIEDLIDTGTTIVNVVEGLKERGAKDSIVCATHGLFSGPALQRLDHPSIQEVVITDSIALPDDHSSRFKVLSVAPMLAQATRIILEGGSIDKLFRDAGI from the coding sequence ATGCATCATCAACAATTACGTATTTTTTCCGGTTCGTCGAATCCAAAGCTAGCGGCAGATATTGCAGAGCGACTTGGTGTTGAATTGGGGCAGATTAAGCTGACCCGTTTCATGAGCGGCGAGATTTACGTGCATTACGAAGAGAGCATCCGGAACTGTGACGTATTTTTGGTGCAATCCCTATCCCATCCCATTAATGAGATGTTCGTTGAACTGCTCGTGATGATAGATGCTGCCAAACGGGCATCGGCGCGTACAGTTAACATTATTGTACCGTATTATGGATACGCTCGGCAGGAACGTAAGTCAGCACCTCGTGAACCGATCTCGGCTAAGATGGTAGCGGATGTACTTACGACCGCGGGCGCAACTCGTGTGATCACCATCGACTTGCATGCAGCGGCGATTCAAGGATTCTTCAATATTCCAGTGGATCATCTAACTGCACTTGATCTGATCAGTAGTCATTTGAAATCGAAGGCAATGTCTGATCTAGTGATTGTCTCCCCTGATGCAGGACGCGCGTCTATGGCTGAGAAACTGGCGAATAAGCTGGATTCCCCTTTTGCCATTATGATTAAGAAGCGTCCAGCTCATAATGAATCAGTCATCACTCATGTCATTGGCGATGTCGAGGGACGTACACCGATTATTATCGAGGACCTGATTGATACAGGGACTACCATTGTGAATGTGGTAGAAGGTCTAAAGGAGAGAGGTGCGAAGGACAGTATCGTCTGTGCGACGCATGGATTGTTCTCAGGACCTGCGCTGCAGCGACTCGACCATCCTTCTATTCAAGAAGTGGTCATTACCGATTCAATCGCGCTACCAGATGATCATTCAAGTCGGTTTAAGGTCTTATCGGTTGCACCTATGCTTGCGCAAGCTACACGCATTATTCTTGAGGGCGGTTCGATTGATAAACTTTTCAGAGACGCGGGAATTTAA
- the hisJ gene encoding histidinol-phosphatase HisJ, whose product MHIDYHTHHERCGHAVGKLEEYVKRGIELGLQQLGLSDHLPLIHVDPASYYPEMAMPMSELPRYVEECLALKERYRGVIDLRVGLEADYIEGYEDQIREILAPYPWDYLIGSVHFLGEWDITDYRQVHGWEGKDELEVYRLYYDAVKKSALSGLYDIIGHMDVIKRFGYGPQTPEGKAEVRALELETLKVIADSGIAMELNASGLSKPCAEMFPAEHLLQEALKLGIPLTLGSDAHDPAKLGDGLQEARSMLWHTGFRELAVFEGRRRTTVPFKL is encoded by the coding sequence ATGCATATTGATTATCACACGCATCATGAACGCTGCGGTCATGCCGTTGGTAAGCTAGAGGAGTATGTGAAGCGCGGAATAGAGCTTGGACTTCAGCAGCTGGGGTTGTCTGACCACTTACCGCTTATTCATGTAGATCCTGCGAGCTATTACCCTGAAATGGCTATGCCAATGTCTGAACTACCTCGTTACGTGGAAGAGTGCCTGGCATTGAAGGAGCGTTACCGTGGAGTCATAGACCTGCGGGTGGGACTGGAAGCTGATTATATCGAAGGCTACGAGGATCAAATTCGTGAGATTTTGGCTCCTTACCCGTGGGACTATCTGATAGGTTCTGTGCATTTTCTTGGGGAATGGGATATCACGGATTATCGACAGGTTCATGGCTGGGAAGGTAAGGATGAACTAGAGGTTTATCGTCTTTATTATGATGCTGTAAAGAAGTCGGCGTTATCGGGATTATATGATATTATAGGACATATGGATGTTATTAAACGGTTCGGCTATGGTCCACAGACACCAGAAGGTAAAGCAGAGGTGAGAGCGCTGGAGCTGGAAACCTTAAAGGTTATAGCGGATAGCGGAATCGCCATGGAGCTGAATGCTTCAGGACTTTCGAAGCCATGTGCTGAGATGTTCCCGGCGGAGCATCTGCTACAAGAGGCCTTAAAGCTCGGTATACCACTTACGCTCGGCTCGGATGCTCATGATCCTGCCAAGCTCGGCGACGGCTTGCAAGAAGCACGTAGCATGCTTTGGCACACAGGCTTTCGTGAGCTGGCTGTTTTTGAGGGACGCCGCCGTACCACTGTTCCGTTCAAACTATAA
- the hisIE gene encoding bifunctional phosphoribosyl-AMP cyclohydrolase/phosphoribosyl-ATP diphosphatase HisIE, whose translation MSETQNNTTISQEEALAGIRWNEAGLVPAVVQDANTLEVLMVAYMNSESLQLSLESGQTWFWSRSRSELWHKGGTSGNTQAITSISYDCDSDTLLVKVVPEGPACHTGATSCFFREIPLNNQTSEAQKPAASLSDGERFAVLGELERVIAEREVERPEGAYTTYLFDKGVDKILKKVGEEASETIIAAKNKDNAELRLEVSDLIYHLLVLLQERKLPLDEIMEELSTRHERPRRDQY comes from the coding sequence ATGAGCGAAACTCAAAATAATACAACAATAAGCCAAGAAGAAGCGCTAGCCGGCATTCGCTGGAATGAAGCAGGTTTGGTGCCCGCCGTTGTGCAGGATGCTAACACACTGGAAGTTTTGATGGTTGCGTATATGAATTCGGAATCGCTGCAGCTCTCGCTAGAAAGTGGTCAGACTTGGTTCTGGAGCCGTTCGCGCAGCGAGCTTTGGCATAAAGGTGGAACTTCAGGCAACACACAAGCTATTACCTCCATATCCTATGATTGCGACAGTGATACGCTGCTCGTGAAGGTTGTCCCTGAAGGACCCGCTTGCCATACTGGAGCTACGTCGTGCTTTTTCCGTGAGATTCCTTTGAATAACCAAACCTCCGAAGCTCAGAAGCCGGCAGCAAGTCTTAGCGATGGCGAACGTTTTGCTGTACTCGGTGAGCTAGAGCGCGTGATTGCTGAGCGGGAAGTGGAGCGTCCGGAAGGTGCATATACGACCTATTTGTTCGATAAAGGTGTCGATAAGATCCTTAAGAAGGTGGGCGAGGAAGCCTCCGAAACAATTATTGCCGCCAAAAATAAAGACAATGCCGAGCTGCGTCTTGAAGTTAGCGATCTGATCTATCACTTACTAGTACTGCTACAGGAGCGCAAGCTTCCGCTGGATGAGATCATGGAAGAGTTGAGTACCCGTCACGAGCGCCCACGCCGGGATCAGTACTAG
- the hisF gene encoding imidazole glycerol phosphate synthase subunit HisF has translation MLAKRIIPCLDVKDGRVVKGVNFVNLRDAGDPVELAALYDREGADELVFLDISASVEGRATMIEVVRQTAGEIAIPFTVGGGISTPDDMKRILRAGADKIGINTAAITNPQLILEGARRFGSQCIVVAIDAKYNEAFGEWEVYTHGGRKPTGIRALAWAKEAEKLGAGEILLTSMDADGTKDGFDLKLTSAVCDLLSIPVIASGGAGKKEHFYDVFTEGKADAGLAATIFHYKEIAINDLKADLKQKGVEIR, from the coding sequence ATGTTAGCAAAACGTATCATCCCCTGTCTTGACGTTAAGGACGGACGGGTAGTCAAGGGTGTTAACTTTGTGAATCTGCGTGATGCCGGAGATCCGGTAGAGCTAGCGGCGCTGTATGACCGTGAGGGCGCAGATGAGCTGGTATTTCTCGATATATCGGCTTCTGTAGAAGGTAGAGCGACCATGATTGAGGTTGTGCGGCAGACCGCAGGTGAAATTGCCATTCCTTTTACAGTGGGTGGAGGGATCTCTACGCCTGACGATATGAAAAGAATTCTTCGTGCAGGTGCAGATAAAATCGGAATTAATACGGCAGCCATCACTAATCCACAGCTAATTCTGGAAGGTGCGCGCCGCTTTGGCTCTCAATGTATTGTGGTAGCGATAGATGCTAAATATAACGAGGCATTTGGTGAATGGGAAGTATACACCCATGGTGGGCGCAAGCCCACCGGCATCCGTGCTCTAGCTTGGGCCAAGGAAGCTGAAAAACTGGGTGCAGGCGAGATTTTGCTCACAAGTATGGATGCGGATGGCACTAAGGATGGCTTCGACTTGAAGCTGACCTCGGCAGTTTGCGACTTGCTAAGTATTCCTGTGATCGCCTCGGGCGGCGCTGGGAAGAAGGAGCATTTTTACGATGTATTTACGGAAGGGAAAGCCGATGCAGGACTTGCGGCGACCATTTTTCACTATAAAGAGATTGCTATTAACGACTTAAAGGCAGATTTGAAGCAAAAAGGGGTAGAAATCCGATGA
- the hisA gene encoding 1-(5-phosphoribosyl)-5-[(5-phosphoribosylamino)methylideneamino]imidazole-4-carboxamide isomerase: MSSFIVYPAIDIRDGKCVRLQQGDYSQETIYNDSPLKVAKSWEEQGGKFIHLVDLDGAKAGHPVNDAIIGAIAANANVPVQVGGGLRNLADVEKLLGLGVSRVIIGTAAINDHAFTEAVLAKYGDKVAIGIDARNGYVATHGWLNTSEVRAEDLAKELAAKGAETFIYTDISRDGMMQGPNVEGILSMAQVSGKTVIASGGVTSLDDLLRLNVHSGSGVGGAIVGKALYTGNIDLAEALQALGQK; encoded by the coding sequence ATGTCTTCTTTTATTGTATATCCGGCGATTGATATCCGGGATGGAAAATGTGTCAGGCTGCAGCAAGGGGATTACAGTCAGGAAACGATATACAATGATAGTCCACTGAAGGTGGCAAAATCATGGGAAGAGCAAGGCGGAAAGTTCATTCATTTGGTGGACTTAGACGGTGCGAAAGCAGGTCATCCTGTGAATGATGCGATTATTGGTGCTATTGCTGCTAATGCTAACGTTCCTGTTCAGGTGGGCGGAGGTCTGCGTAACCTTGCGGACGTGGAAAAATTGCTAGGACTTGGCGTCAGCCGCGTTATTATTGGTACGGCTGCGATTAACGATCATGCTTTTACCGAAGCAGTATTGGCTAAATACGGTGATAAAGTAGCTATCGGCATTGATGCGCGTAACGGCTATGTTGCGACACATGGCTGGTTGAATACCTCTGAAGTACGTGCTGAGGATCTGGCTAAGGAGTTGGCTGCAAAAGGAGCCGAGACGTTCATTTACACCGACATTTCCCGCGATGGAATGATGCAGGGCCCGAACGTTGAGGGTATCCTGTCCATGGCACAGGTCAGCGGCAAAACAGTGATCGCCTCCGGTGGAGTCACCAGTCTTGATGATCTGCTGCGTCTGAACGTGCATAGCGGCAGCGGTGTGGGTGGAGCTATTGTTGGCAAGGCGCTATACACGGGCAATATTGATCTTGCTGAAGCTTTGCAGGCGCTCGGGCAGAAATAG
- the hisH gene encoding imidazole glycerol phosphate synthase subunit HisH — MTVAIVDYGMGNLHSVSKAVERLGYECVVTGEAEQILAADSVILPGVGAFGDAMEQLRESGLDLVVKQVAAGTQPLLGICLGMQLLFSSSEEHGNHEGLDILSGSVVRFAPREGYKVPHMGWNKLSFRQPQSPLFADLDEGHVYFVHSYHALVAKESDLLAVTDYGYPVTAIVGQGNVFGMQFHPEKSGELGIKLLGNFLKLKGERA; from the coding sequence ATGACTGTTGCAATCGTCGATTATGGCATGGGCAACCTGCACAGTGTGAGCAAGGCGGTAGAACGTCTCGGTTATGAGTGTGTGGTGACGGGTGAAGCCGAGCAAATTCTCGCTGCTGATAGTGTCATTCTGCCAGGTGTCGGTGCATTTGGCGATGCGATGGAGCAGCTGCGGGAAAGCGGTTTGGATCTTGTGGTCAAACAGGTAGCTGCCGGAACGCAGCCGCTGCTTGGGATCTGTCTTGGTATGCAGCTACTGTTTAGTAGTAGTGAAGAGCATGGCAACCATGAGGGACTTGATATCCTATCAGGTTCGGTGGTGCGCTTCGCTCCTAGAGAGGGCTATAAGGTGCCGCATATGGGTTGGAATAAGCTGAGTTTCAGGCAGCCGCAAAGTCCGCTTTTTGCAGACCTTGATGAGGGGCATGTATACTTTGTTCACTCTTATCATGCGCTTGTGGCAAAAGAGAGTGATTTGCTGGCCGTCACAGATTATGGTTACCCGGTCACGGCTATTGTTGGGCAAGGCAATGTATTCGGCATGCAGTTCCACCCGGAGAAGAGCGGGGAGCTGGGAATCAAGCTGTTAGGGAATTTCTTGAAGCTTAAGGGAGAGCGGGCGTAA
- the hisB gene encoding imidazoleglycerol-phosphate dehydratase HisB — translation MENNNEQALRQAGLSRKTNETDIKLSLNVDGSGVSELETDVPFLNHMLDLFTKHGQFDLSVQARGDIEIDDHHTVEDIGICLGQALHEALGDKKGIKRYASVFVPMDEALAQVVIDISNRPHFEYRATYPSQQVGSFSTELVQEFLWKFALEARITLHVIVHYGSNTHHMIEAVFKALGRALDEATLIDPRVKGVPSTKGVL, via the coding sequence ATGGAGAACAATAATGAACAGGCCTTGCGCCAAGCAGGATTAAGCCGCAAAACAAACGAGACGGATATTAAGCTGTCTCTTAACGTAGATGGAAGTGGAGTTTCTGAGCTGGAGACGGATGTTCCTTTTTTGAATCATATGCTGGATCTGTTTACGAAGCACGGCCAGTTTGACCTGTCTGTACAGGCGCGTGGCGATATCGAGATTGATGATCACCATACGGTTGAAGACATTGGGATCTGCCTAGGTCAGGCACTGCACGAAGCACTGGGTGATAAAAAAGGGATCAAACGTTATGCGAGTGTTTTTGTACCGATGGATGAAGCGTTGGCACAGGTTGTGATCGATATCAGCAATCGCCCACACTTTGAATATCGCGCAACGTATCCTTCACAGCAGGTGGGTAGCTTTTCTACGGAGCTTGTTCAAGAGTTCCTATGGAAGTTCGCGCTGGAAGCTCGGATTACGCTGCATGTGATCGTACACTACGGTTCTAACACACATCACATGATTGAGGCTGTATTTAAGGCGCTCGGCCGGGCGCTGGATGAAGCGACACTGATTGATCCACGTGTGAAGGGTGTGCCTTCCACGAAGGGAGTGCTGTAG
- the hisD gene encoding histidinol dehydrogenase, whose amino-acid sequence MKVVSSKDFKLEREVEYGTPEQNKAVKEIVAAIKKEGDTALLRYTEQFDRVALTANQLRVTPEELQAAYSRVEDSFVSAIRAAAANIRAFHARQKRNSWMDLQPDGTILGQIIRPLKRVGVYVPGGKAAYPSSVLMNVIPAQIAGVPEIVMVTPPSTGGKEGIDPYILVAAAEAGVNEIYRVGGAQAVAALAFGTESIAPVDKICGPGNIYVALAKREVYGAVDIDSIAGPSEIVVLADETAEPAYVAADLLSQAEHDEMASAILVTPSQSLADSVAAEVERQLQELPRQAIARSSVENYGAIIVVESMEEGISVVNRLAPEHLEIVVEDPMGLVGSIENAGAIFLGAYSSEPVGDYFAGPNHIIPTNGTARFSSPVDVDDFIKKSSLIYYSKEALLRDGKTIIELARREGLEGHARAIEIRLENEGKGGDGYGEQ is encoded by the coding sequence GTGAAGGTTGTGTCGAGCAAGGATTTTAAGCTAGAGCGAGAAGTGGAGTATGGAACACCGGAGCAAAATAAGGCGGTAAAGGAAATTGTGGCCGCTATTAAAAAAGAAGGAGATACGGCGCTTCTTCGCTATACGGAGCAGTTTGACCGGGTCGCGCTTACAGCAAATCAGCTGCGGGTAACCCCGGAAGAGCTTCAGGCGGCGTATAGTCGAGTGGAGGACTCCTTCGTATCCGCTATTCGAGCGGCTGCGGCCAATATCCGGGCGTTTCATGCCAGACAGAAACGCAATTCGTGGATGGACTTGCAGCCCGATGGAACGATTCTGGGACAGATTATTCGTCCACTGAAGCGGGTAGGCGTTTACGTTCCCGGTGGTAAGGCAGCTTATCCTTCCTCGGTGCTGATGAACGTGATCCCTGCGCAGATCGCGGGCGTGCCAGAGATCGTTATGGTAACTCCGCCATCCACTGGTGGCAAAGAAGGTATAGATCCTTATATCCTGGTTGCTGCCGCAGAAGCAGGCGTGAATGAAATCTACCGTGTGGGCGGAGCACAGGCGGTAGCTGCCTTGGCTTTTGGTACGGAGAGCATAGCGCCCGTAGATAAAATATGTGGGCCCGGCAATATATACGTCGCGCTGGCAAAACGCGAGGTATATGGCGCCGTGGATATCGACAGTATCGCGGGACCAAGCGAGATTGTCGTGCTCGCAGATGAGACCGCTGAGCCAGCCTATGTCGCAGCGGATCTGCTCTCGCAGGCCGAGCATGACGAGATGGCCTCGGCGATCTTGGTCACGCCATCGCAGAGCTTGGCGGATAGCGTGGCGGCTGAAGTGGAGCGTCAGCTACAAGAGCTGCCGCGTCAGGCGATCGCCCGTTCATCGGTAGAGAACTACGGCGCGATCATTGTTGTGGAATCTATGGAGGAAGGAATCTCCGTAGTGAATCGATTGGCACCGGAGCATCTGGAGATTGTTGTCGAGGACCCAATGGGCCTTGTGGGCAGCATCGAGAATGCTGGAGCGATCTTCCTAGGAGCATATAGCTCGGAGCCTGTGGGCGACTATTTTGCTGGACCAAATCATATTATCCCGACCAATGGTACGGCACGGTTTTCGTCGCCAGTGGATGTGGATGATTTTATTAAGAAATCTAGTCTGATCTATTACAGTAAGGAAGCACTCCTGCGTGATGGGAAGACCATTATAGAGCTGGCACGTCGCGAAGGGCTAGAAGGCCATGCCCGAGCTATTGAGATTCGATTGGAGAATGAAGGAAAAGGTGGAGACGGATATGGAGAACAATAA
- the hisG gene encoding ATP phosphoribosyltransferase, whose amino-acid sequence MAQILKVAMPKGRIYEKAAELFRQAGLPIPPDGEASRKLVIPLPEAGMEFILAKPVDVPTYVEYGVADIGIVGKDVLLEEDRDVYELLDLGIARCRMSIIGLPNWQPGIQQRVATKYPNVASKYFREQGQQVEVVKLNGSIELAPLIGLADRIVDMVETGQTLRDNGLIEMKSIFEITSRLVANRVSYRMKNEEIQQLCDRLQAVIGEPNLR is encoded by the coding sequence ATGGCACAGATTTTGAAGGTCGCTATGCCAAAAGGTCGGATTTACGAAAAGGCTGCTGAGCTGTTCCGCCAGGCAGGTCTCCCGATTCCACCGGATGGTGAGGCATCCCGTAAGCTTGTTATTCCACTGCCGGAGGCAGGAATGGAGTTTATATTGGCGAAACCAGTAGATGTACCTACATATGTAGAATATGGCGTGGCGGATATTGGGATCGTGGGCAAGGATGTATTGCTGGAGGAAGATCGTGATGTATACGAGTTGCTTGATCTTGGCATTGCTCGCTGCCGGATGTCTATCATTGGATTGCCGAACTGGCAGCCGGGGATCCAACAACGTGTAGCGACGAAATATCCGAATGTAGCTTCAAAATACTTCAGGGAACAAGGACAGCAGGTCGAGGTCGTGAAGCTGAATGGTTCGATCGAGCTAGCGCCGCTAATTGGTCTCGCTGATCGTATCGTGGATATGGTAGAAACGGGACAAACGCTCCGGGATAACGGATTAATTGAAATGAAGAGTATCTTCGAAATTACGAGCCGTCTAGTGGCCAATCGTGTGAGTTATCGGATGAAAAATGAAGAAATACAGCAGCTGTGTGACCGACTGCAGGCGGTTATAGGGGAACCTAATTTGCGGTAG
- a CDS encoding ATP phosphoribosyltransferase regulatory subunit → MSKPKGFEKPSGVRDYLPRAVTKLRKIENDVLHCMSRWGYQQMMTPTLEYYDTVGVASSTSDQKLYKLLNNRGQALVLRSEMTAPVARVVASLLKDEPLPLRLSYHANVFRAIEEEAGREAEFFQTGVELVGDDSPEADAEVVALAISSLQAAGVKSFKIAMGHVGFLNGLFEEALPELPEAQEELKSHLLGRDYVSFRETLRRLDLTEAQKNELDGLLRLRGGKEICGQALELSNHPLARNSIDHLCKVWEVLVSYGVSQHVLIDLTMIGDFSYYTGMTFEGYAAELGFPVCSGGRYDNLLQQFGRPIPSTGFSLKTNRILDGVAGSNEEEELPILIQYDAVRRKEGLEEATRLRSEGHAVVTRLATGPEELETVKRLDTDTVEAEGVRYGEIYTFVSFVSEHG, encoded by the coding sequence ATGTCCAAACCAAAGGGATTTGAGAAGCCGTCTGGCGTTCGGGACTATCTGCCCCGGGCCGTAACGAAATTGCGTAAAATTGAGAATGATGTGTTGCATTGCATGAGTCGCTGGGGTTATCAACAAATGATGACTCCGACGTTGGAATATTACGATACAGTTGGCGTGGCTAGCTCTACGTCCGATCAAAAGCTGTACAAATTGCTCAACAATCGTGGTCAGGCGCTGGTGCTTCGTTCTGAAATGACCGCTCCGGTTGCCCGTGTTGTCGCATCTTTATTGAAGGATGAACCGTTGCCATTGCGTTTGTCTTATCACGCTAATGTCTTCCGTGCCATTGAGGAAGAGGCAGGGCGGGAAGCGGAGTTCTTCCAGACAGGAGTAGAGCTGGTAGGTGATGATTCACCTGAGGCGGATGCTGAGGTAGTGGCGCTTGCGATTTCTTCGCTGCAGGCTGCGGGTGTGAAGTCCTTTAAAATCGCTATGGGGCATGTCGGCTTTCTGAATGGTTTATTTGAGGAGGCACTTCCGGAATTACCAGAGGCTCAGGAGGAGCTGAAAAGTCATTTGTTGGGACGCGACTATGTCTCTTTCCGGGAAACCCTACGCCGGTTAGATCTGACAGAAGCTCAGAAGAATGAACTGGATGGGCTGTTGCGTCTACGTGGAGGCAAGGAGATTTGTGGACAGGCGCTGGAGCTTAGCAATCATCCGCTTGCCCGTAATTCCATAGATCATTTGTGTAAGGTGTGGGAGGTGCTGGTTTCTTACGGCGTATCACAGCATGTACTGATCGACCTGACGATGATCGGGGACTTCTCTTATTATACAGGTATGACTTTTGAAGGCTATGCAGCAGAATTAGGCTTTCCGGTATGTAGTGGAGGAAGATATGACAATTTGCTACAGCAGTTTGGGCGTCCGATCCCTTCCACAGGTTTTTCCTTAAAGACGAATCGCATACTGGACGGTGTGGCTGGATCAAACGAAGAGGAAGAGCTGCCTATCTTGATTCAATATGATGCAGTTCGCAGAAAAGAAGGTCTGGAAGAGGCAACACGCTTGCGCTCGGAAGGTCACGCGGTAGTGACTAGACTGGCAACAGGCCCAGAAGAGCTTGAAACGGTGAAGCGTCTGGATACGGACACGGTCGAAGCAGAGGGTGTGCGGTACGGTGAAATCTATACCTTCGTATCTTTTGTAAGTGAGCATGGTTGA